The Deltaproteobacteria bacterium HGW-Deltaproteobacteria-18 nucleotide sequence AAACTCCGGATTGTGTTCAAAGTCTGATTTCTATCCGTGTAGAGCCGCAAGCACAATAAGTGCGTGTGTCCAAAAAAACGGGCGGGGCAGCAGCGGTCAGGTTTGGCCGGGCATCACTGCGCTGACTATCCAGTCGATGGAACGGCCGGTGCGCAGGCCTGTGTCGATGATCCAGTCCGGTGGGACGCGCTCGTTCTTGCGGGCGTTGGAGATGGCTGCTGCGGAGACATTGAGGAAAGACGCCAGTTCCCGGTCGGTACGAGTGCCCGAGGCCAGCTTGAGCCGCTCGATGACCATGGCCGCCTTGCGCAGGCCCATCTGTTCGGTGATGTCGCGCACCACAACGTACATGCGCGGTTCTCCGTAGATGGCGTCGTGAAAGAGTAGCCTGGCCAGGATCGTGGAGTAGTTTCCGGCCTGATTGCGGATGCGGCATTCCAGATGCTGTTCGCGCCGTTCGCGCAGGACGAGGTGCATGGCCTGGCGCACCACTGGCAGATCGTCCGGATGCATGAGGTCGAGGACCGGCCGCATGTCGAGGGTGTAGGCGTCGAAGGTTTGCGGCCGCCCGTATATCGAGGGGTTCAGGGTCTGGGCGGAGCGGCGCAGGATGCGTCCCTGGTCGTCGCTGACTACGACCACATCCTCCTCCCGGGCGCGCAGCTGTTCCATGAAGGCGTTCTCCTGCAGGACCTTGGCCGAAATATCCTGGGCAATCCCCAAAAGACCGATGACTTCCTGGCGGTCGTCATCAAAGATGGGACGGCGGATGACCCTGTACCAGACCTGCGGGTCGGTCAGATGGGGCACGGCAGGGTGCAGGAGTTCCTGCTTTTCCTCAAAGACCTTGAGCGCCGCCTCGATGGGAAAGCGGGCCTGTTCGGGGTCCAGAAAGTCGTATTCGCTCTGCCCGATGACCTCGGCGCGTTCGCGCCTGTAAGCCTTGAGGTAGGCCTGATTGGCCGCGACGATCCGCAGGTCCCGTCCGCTGACCCAGGCCAGGTCGGGCAGGGCGTCGACGATACGCGTGAAATCACCGGCCAACTTGGAGGAAAAGGTGAAGGGCCGCTGCTGAAAAAATCCGCTGTAGGCAAGAATCCGTCCGTCCGATCCCCGGATGGATTCGGCGCTGTACCAGAGTGTCAGGGGGGAGCCGTCCTTGCAGCGCAGGGTGACGGCTCCGTTCTCGACTTCGTTGCGTTCGTTGAGCTGGTTGACGATGCGCTTGCGTGAGGCGGCGGTGTAATAGAATTGTCTTGCGGGCCTTCCGACCAGCTCGTCCCGCGAATAGCCGCAGACCGCGCACAGGGCCGGGCTGGCGGCCTGGATGATGCCGCTCGGGAGGACTGTAAACCCCATTTCCCGGCCGGGGCCGGTAGCCCGAAAGGTGCCCCATGCAAGGGTGATCGCGCCGTCAGTGGCCGGGATGCCGACGAATTTCCAGCTTACATGTCTCGTGCCGGCACCATCGGGAAGAATGACGCGTAACCGGGCCTCGCGCAGGGGCGGAGCGTTCTCGGGCAGGCTTGAGAATTCCCGGGTCCGGACTTCGTCCTGCAATTGCTCGATGATATCCTTGGGCGCATAGCTCCCGGACGGGGCACTTTGGATTTTGCGCACCGCCTCGTTGGCGAAGAGTACATCGCCCTTGTGGTCGAGGATCAGGACCAGATCGTCTGTGCTTGAGAGTCGCGGGGAATAGAAGGTCAGAAGATCGCTTACTGTCATGGATTAATCGGTGCTTTACGGCGATTGGCGTTGTTCATAAAAAATGAATGAAAAAGATATTGCGGTTCATTGACGTTTTACTTCTGCCTGCTACAGTCCCCGGGCCCTGTCAACGATGGCGGCGCAAATCACAAGAGGGAGAAGAGAAATGCGAAGATGGATTTTGATGTTGTGTGTTGTTCTTTGTCCAATGCAGGCTTGGGCCGCCGGTTACGGTGTCTATGAATGGAGCGCCAGGGGCAATGCCCTGGGCGGGGCCATGGTGGCCCGGGATGGAGATCCCTCATCGGTGGCCTTCAACCCGGCCTGCATCACCGACGTGCCGGGCGGGCAGATCCAGGTCGGGGCCACGGCCATTGCGCCCACGGCGACTATGAACGTGAAGTCCGGTTCGTCGGACGACATGGATTTCGCGGATTCGGTCTGGGCCTTGCCTACGATGTATTATACGCAGCAGCTCTCCGACAATTACTGGTTTGGACTTGGCATGTTCTCTCGGGCTGGCCTTGGTACCGAGTACGAGGACGCGGACTCATGGGCCGGTCGCTACAACTGTTCCCGCGCAGCCATCAAGTCTCTGTCCATCAACCCCAATCTGGCCATGAGGTTTTCCGACGCCTTTTCCCTGGCGGTGGGTGTGGAGGCGACGTATCTGCATTTTGGGTATGATATCACCTTCAGGCATCCGCTCGCTCCGGATTCCGGTTACCTGCATGAAATTTCCGCCGATGGATGGGGCTACGGCCTGAATCTCGGAGCGCGCTACCGGCCTTTCGACTGGCTCGCGTTCGGTCTTGCCTGGCGCAGCGAGATTCAGATGACGGTACACGGTGACGGAGACTTCACCAAAAAAGGGACAGTGGATCTCCCCTTCAAGAGTACGGACGTGACCGGCACCGAGCCTGTTCCCGAATCCGTGACCATGGGCGTCATGATCAAGCCGATGGAGCGTTTGAGTCTGGAATTCGACGCGGTGTGGACGAAGTGGAATTCCTACAAATCCCTGATCGTCAATTACGACGATCCGCAACCAGGTTTCGGCTACAAACTGGAAAGCGACAAAAATTGGAATAATACATGGAGATTTCAGTTTGGAGCCGAGTACGCTCTGACAGACAGTGTCGACCTGCGTGCCGGCTACGTTTACGATCAGTCTCCGGTCAATGACAATTACGAGGATTATGCCGTACCCTGCACCGACCGGCAGATCGTGACCCTCGGCGCTGGCTGGAAGATCAACGACACTTGGGTGATCGACGCTTCCTACGGCTATTTATGGATGAAGGACCGGGAGTACGAGGCGAGAGAATCCGCGCACATAATCGAACTGACCCGCGAAGACGCCCACGCCCACATGGCGGGCCTGAGCGTGACCTACCGTTTTTGAAATCCGGATGCCTCGCCTGGGGCGACAAAAAAGGCCGCTGCGTCCGAAACTGGCGCGGCGGCCTTTCTTTTGTCGGCGGCGGTGAATTATCGAAACGTCTTTATGATGCTGTCCAGCTGGTCGATGACGTTGGTCCTAACTTCGTCTTGGTTGACTCCGGAGAGGTCGAGAATGTTGCCTTGCAACCAATAATCAGGGGGTGAATCGGGTAGCGCGGCGTATCCGTATTCCTGGGCCAGATGGCGGGCAGAGCGCAAGAGGGAGTGCATGGTGCGGCTATCTGTATCGAGCTTCGGTTCGGGTATATGGTAGGATGAGATGATGTCGGGCACGAAATCAGGAAACGCCCAGCGCTTGACCACTTCCGCGCCCAGTTCAAAGTGGTCGAAGTCTTCGAAGATTTCCTTTTCTCGCGCATAAATTTCAGGCAGCGGGCGCGAGAGGTCTTCAATGATGAATTTTGCGAACGCATTGTAGAAATTGATGGCGAGCACAGGAATGCCGATGACATGCATAAGTCCCAGGGGATAGATCATGGCGATCATCTCCATTGGCAGGGCCTTGACCTGCGGACAGTCCTGAATGAGGCGCTGCATGGTCAGCGAGACGGCCAGATTCTGTTTCCAGATGCTGCGCAGGAGGCTGTTGATTTCCGCGTTGTCGGATCTGAAGGCCGATTCAAGGACCACATGGAAGATGATTCTGCGGATTTCCTTCATGCCAAGCCGATTGAGCGCGACCCGCAAGTCCGTAATCTCCGAAACGCCGGCGAATAAAGGGGAATTGGCGCAGGCCATGACGGAACCAAAAATGGCCGGGTCCAGTTCGACGGTCCTGGCGAAGGCTTCCATATCGGGGTTTTGGGAGTTGATCAGTTTCATCAGTTCCATTCCGACGGCTTTTACGCCCGGAATGTTGAAGTCGATATGGGCAAGTCGTTTGACCGAGTGCATGATTGTATCCGGTGTTGAGGTTTACTTACTCGCGTCCCAATACAATGTCGGCGGCCGCGCATCAAGCCTTGATAAAGATGAGACAGTTGCACCATTGAAAACAGCCTTGAACCCCTGTCAAGGTCCGTCGGTCGCTGCCTCCCGGATTCCGGAAAGCTCCCTTATCGTCCATGTCGGCAGGGATTCGGGATTTACGGAAGTGCGCGTAGGCAAAGGGTGAAGAAAGCTTCTGGTTGTTGGTTTTGTCCTTTTGCGCTAGGACAATGGGTACATATTCCATTGTCTAAAGAGGGACCATGACATTTGCACGACTTCTGATCCCCATACTGCTTCTGATCATGGCTGCCTGCACGGAAAACGAGCCTGTCGTGAAGGTCGATATGTCAAAGGTCGAAAGCGTGGCTCCGCTCGGTTCGACCTCGGCCATCACGTATGCCTATCTGCCCCAATATTCCCACTCGGTATCCTTTGAACGTCATCGTCGCCTGCTCGAATATCTGAGGCACAAGACCGGGCTGTCGCTGCGGCAGGTCTTTCCCAATACCTTCGCCGAGCACATCAAGATGGTGGAACGCGGGGAGATAGACATCTCGTTCACCAATCCATTCGTGTATATAACCTTGGCCAGGCTTGGTTCCGAAGCTTTCGCGCGCATCGTGGAACCTGACGGGGGAGCCAATTTTCAGGGCCAGATCATCGTGCGCGCGGACAACCCGGCCATAAACAGCCTCGAGGACTGTCGGGGAAAAAGAATCATCGCCGTTGACCCCAATTCCGCAGGGGGTTTTTTATATCCTTTCGGTCTGTTCTTCGATCACGGCATAATGCAAGAGGATTTTCAGGAGGTCGCCTTTGCCACCGGCGCTGGCGGAAGGCAGGAGGCGGTCGTCCTCGCCGTGTATACGGGCGCTTACGATGTCGGCACCATCCGCAAGGGCACGCTCGATATTGTGCGCGACAAGATTGACCTTGAGCAGATCCGCGTGCTCGCGGAGAGCCGTCCGTACCCGGGATGGGTGTATTCCGTGCGCAAAGGCTTCGATCCGACCATCAAGGACAAGATCGCCCGGGCCCTGCTCGACCTGAGCATGAGCCGGCACGACGACGCCCCGGTCCTTGCCGCCGCAGGAATGATAGACGTCATCTCCGCCCGCGACGAAGACTACGAGCCGATCAGAAGCCTGATACGGCGTTTGGGCCTGAATGGGGATTTTCAATGAAGCTCCTTTTTTCCAGACTCAAATTCGAGACAAAGCTCAATCTGGGCATTATCGCCATCGTGCTTGGCATGGCATCGGTCCTTTTGCCTGTCGTGGCCAAGATGACCTCTTCGGCTCTGGTGGCGGAAAACAAGCTGCGCGGGGCCGCCCTGGTCGAGAGCCTCGCAGCCCGCGCCGTGAATCCGCTTCTGGCCCAGGACTATCTCGTGCTCCGAAATCTGGTCAGTGAGATTGGCGACGTGGTTTACGCCTTTGTCCAGAATGCGGACAACCGGGTCGTCACCCATTCCTTTGCAAAGGGCTATCCCGTCGAGCTGGTGGGGGCCAACAGAGTCGACAGCAATGAGCGGGTTCATGTCCAGCTGATCGATACGGGCCAGATATTCGTCTACGATTTTGCGGCACCCATGATGGTTGCAGGAGAGCGCATCGGGACCGTACGAATCGGATTGTCCAAGTCCCGCCTGAACGCAACCACCAAGCAGTTCGTCTCGGCCCTGGCGACCATGTTCGGCGGGGTGCTGCTTGCGGCCATGGGCTTTGGCAGCATTTTTGCGCGGACGGTGACTCGCCGCCTGGCCAAGCTTCGAGCCCATGCCGAGGATCTGGTGACGGGAAGCCTCGAAAATCTGTCCGTGTTGCCGGGTGAACATTTCTGCTGGGAAATCATGAACTGCAAGGAGACAAGCTGTCCGGCTCATCACGATCGCGTGCGCCGCTGCTGGCTGGTGCCGGACACGAAATGCGCCGGTCATGCCTGCATAATCGGTCCCAAACCAGCGAGCTGTCGGGATTGTCCGGTTTTTCTGCAGAATGTGGGTGACGAAATTCAGGATCTGGCCGAGTCGCTCGACTTCATGGCCTTTACCCTGCGCGATCATATCCGAGGCCTGCGCGAGGCCGAGCAGACACTGACCAACCAGCAGCGGCTTTTGTCCACGGTGCTGGACATGAACCCGGATCTCATTTCCCTGGTGGATACCCGCATGATCTATCAGACAGCCAACCGGGCTTTTGCGCAGAGCGTGGGCAAAACCGTGGCTGAAATCAGAGGGCTCAACGATTTTCACCTGTTCTCGGAGGAAGATGCCGAACGCAGGAATCTCGAAGGCCGGGAGGTGCTCATCACCGGTGAACGCGTGGACAGGCAGGAGCACGTCGAAAGCCCTGCTGGACGCAAGTGGTTCCATGTGGTTCAGATCCCGGTGCATGACGAGTCGGGCCGTATCGTGAGCCTGCTGCGCATGGACAGGGATGTGACCGACATCAAGGAATACGAGCAGCAGCTCATCCAGGCGCAAAAAATGGAATCCATCGGCAAGCTGGCCGGGGGCGTGGCGCATGAGATCAACACCCCGCTTGGGATCATCCTCGGATATTCCCAGCTCCTGAAGGAGGATGCACCGCCCGAGAGTCAGTTGAGCCAGGATCTGGCCATCATCGAGAAGCAGACCAAGGTCTGTCGAAAGATCGTGGCCGACCTGCTGGGTTTTTCCCGCCAGGGGCAGACCGACAAGCGGGAGATGTGTTTCAACAATTCGGTCATGGAGTCCGTAAGCCTGGTCCGGCATTCTTTTGAACTGGACCGGGTTCGCATCGTGACCCGGCTTGATGACAGCTTCCCCATCATCTACGGCGATCCCGAAAAGCTGAAGCAGGTCTGGATAAATCTTCTCAGCAACGCCAAGGACGCCATGCCCGAGAGCGGGGGCGTCATTGTGGTGGTCACCAAGCTCAAAACGCCTCTCGGCATAGTCACGCTTGATCTCGCCGACAGCGGCACAGGGATTGATGAAGTATCATTGAAGAAGATTTTCGATCCGTTCTATACCACCAAGTCGGTGGGCAAGGGGACTGGGCTCGGGTTGTCCGTGTCCTTTGGCATCGTCAAGGATCACATGGGCGAGATTCGTGTGGCCAGCCCGTTGCCGCCTGATTTCGACCTTCCTGCCTTGCCGATGGGCGCGGTGAAGGGGCCGGGGACAATATTCACTGTTGATATTCCCCTTGATCACGGATCCGAGTATTAGGACCGACACTGATGGCCTGGGCCCCGTGGCCGGGATGCCTTCGGCAATCAGAGGCTCCGGCCGGGAATGACACGCCTTCCCGGTTTCATGGAGCGGTCGAACGGCCCGGCGGCGGTAATGCCGCGCAGGCCAATAATTTACCGTAAGGAGAGATGCATGGCATCGATTATTGTTTTGGACGATGTTTCCGATGCGGGAGTCCTGGTGAAAAGGATCCTGGAGCGCCAGGGACATCAGGTCACGGCATTCACCGAAGAGGAGGAAGCCATCCGTCACGCGGCCAAGGGCGCCACGGATCTTGCCATTCTGGACATCAAGCTGAAGAGGATGACAGGGGTCGAGGTGCTGGCGGAAATGAAGAAATTCGCCCCCGGGATCAAGGTCATCATGCTGACGGGTTATCCCACACTGGAAACGGCCCGGGAATCGCTCAAGCTTGGAGCCAGCGAGTACTGCGTCAAGCCCATCGACAAGGAGGAACTTGAATCCAAGGTCGCGGATGTACTCAAACAAAATGACGTAGAGCGCCGGGATGAGGCTCCATGACCGCTTCCCGTCTGCTCAGGCACTGGTTTACCCGTTTGCTGGCTCCGAACAGGCTCATCCGTGAAAAATACGAGCACTTCAAGGAGTTGCTGGACAGTGACGCCAGGGCCCTGGATCTGATCGCGGATCTTGAAGCTCCCATTTACGGCTACGACCCGGCGGACGTGGCCCGGGTCAGGGTGCTGACCGGGCAGCTCGTGCAGGCCGTCCGCGACATGACGACCAGCCTTTATGACATGAACCCTCTCGCCTATGCCGATCTCCCGGAAGCGCTGGAGCGCATCGCTGCGGATATTTCGGTTCTGGTCACGCAGCCCGCGCTCGATTTCGCGCCTCCTTACGTGCTGTCCCTGGATGAAGCGGCGGACCATCCCGGTCAGGTCGGAGGAAAAGCCGGCAACCTGTCCATTGTTCGCCGCAATGGCGTGGCCACGCCTCCGGGCTTTGTGATCACGGCCTCGGCGTTCGCCCGTTACCTGCGGGACAACGATCTCGAAACGGAAATCGAGAAGCGTTTCGAGGACGTGTCCCTGTCCAACAATGACGCCATTGTCCGTGTAACCGGGGAATTGCAGGAGCTGATCCTTGCGGCCAGAGTTCCTGACGACATCGCGGATGAAATTTTACGCGCTGTGGAGGACCTGAATCTTCAGGGCAGGCATCTGGCCGTCCGGTCGAGCGCCCTGGCCGAGGACGGAGACATCTCCTTTGCCGGTCAATATGCCAGCGAGCTCGATGTCCCGCCGTCTGAAGTGCTGACCGCCTACAAACGCGTCCTGGCCGGCAAATACTGTCCACGGGCCTTGGCCTACCGGGTTCGGCACGGCCTCACCGACAACGACACCGCCATGGCCGCCCTTGTCCTGCCCATGGTGGAGGCTTCGGCCGCGGGAGTCGTCTACACCTTCGACCCCGCCTGCTCGGCGGTGGGAGGGAAGGCCGTGGGCGTCTATGTCGTCGGCGGGCTGGCGGCGGAGTTGGTGGACGGATCGGCGACTCCGGGCAAACATTACCTGACCCGTGAGCCCGAACCGTCCATTCTGATGGGTTGCGTCTGCGAAAGTTCGACGGCCATCTCCGATGAAATCCTGTGCGAGCTTGGCAAAAGAGCCATGCATCTCGAAGAAGTTTTCGGACAGCCCCAGGATGTGGAATGGGCCTACGGGCCGGACGGGCTCACCATCCTGCAGTCAAGGCCTTTGCAGCAGGAACAGGACAGGGAGGTTTTTTCGGCCGAGGAAATCAGCACTGCCATCGAACTGGTTTCGGAACTGGATTGCGCGTCTCCGGGGGCGGCCTGCGGGCCTGTTCATCATGTTTCATCCGGCGCGGATTATCGCGGGATTCCCAAGGGCTCGGTAGTTGTCACCCGCACCCTGCGCCCTGCGCTCTCGCAGTTCCTGGATCGCATTGCCGCCATCGTGGCCGGCAGCGGCAGCAGGGCCAGTCATCTGGCTTCCGTGGCCCGTGAGCGAAGAGTGCCCGTGGTTGTGGGGTGCGAGTGCGGTATTCTGCAGGAGGGCGCGGTGGTGACGGTGGATGCGGCGGCAGGGAAAATTTTTGACCGCTGCTTGCCGAGCATCATGGCGAGCAATCTGGAAGCTGAGAAGACTCACGCCCAGGTCCGGGCCGAGAATCGGGAGCTGGCTGCCTGCACGGTGCGCCTTGGCCTTCTGGACCCTGAGGACGAGGATTTCACGCCGCAGGGGTGCCGCTCGCTGCATGATCTGGTCCGGTTTTGTCACGAAAAGAGCGTGGCGGAGATGTTCTCCCTGGTCGACAGGGGGGGCAGGGGACTTGGCCGGTCGCGACTCCTGGAGACGACCCTGCCGCTGGTCATGTATGTGCTGGATCTGGGAGGCGGACTGGCGCAGGAAGCCGGAGATAAAGGGCCCGTGGATTTGACAGCCCTGTCCTGCACCCCCTTGCGCGCACTTTGGGCCGGGCTGGCCGATGAGCGGGTGGCCTGGGATGAGAGCCAGCTGCATGTCGATTGGGAAGCCTTTGATCGGGTCAGCGCCGGAATTTTCAGCAAGGATTCGAGAATTCTTGCCAGTTACTCGATCATCGCTTCGGAATACATGCATCTGAACATCCGTTTCGGGTATCATTTTTCGATCGTGGATGCCCTTTGCGGAGATCTTCCAGGCGCCAATTACATCAAATTCCGTTTCAAGGGCGGCGGCGCTTCCCTGTCGCAGCGCATGCACAGGCTTGTCTTTGTGCGCCAGGTTCTGGAACATTTCGGTTATGAAACGGTCATCAAGGGCGACATGCTCGATGCTTCGTTCATGCGCATGCCCGCCGGCGAGACAGCTCACGCCCTTCATGTTCTTGGTCTGGTCCTGGCCGTGACGCGACTCATGGATGTGAAACTTGCGGATTCGGCCGAGGCGCGAAGCGAAGCGTCCCTTTTTCTCCAGCGTTTCTTCCCGGAGAATGGAGTATGAGCCGCAACGCCTATTCAACGACCTGGGTCACGGACCAGTTGGCTGTTGGGGCGGCTCCCATGAGCTATGAGCAGCTCGATTGCCTGCGTGACGAAGGTGTTGGGGCAATCCTGAATCTGTGCGGCGAATTCTGCGATCTGCACGACATCGAGTGTGCTGCCGGATTTGAGGTGTATCACATGCCTCTTGCCGACGAGGAGGCCCCTGAATTGGCAGAGCTGGAGAAGGCGCTGGCCTGGCTTGATGAAGCCATTTATCTGGGCAAGAAAGTGCTCATACATTGCCGTCACGGAATTGGACGGACCGGAACGGTGCTCAACGCATACCTGCTGCGCAGAGGCCTTGGACATCGCCTGGCCTGGGTCAGGCTGCGGACGCTCCGTTCCAAGCCCGCCAATTTTTCGCAATGGTGGACAATCAGGAAATACGGAAAGCAAAGTCCGAAGCTCACCGTGCGCGAGCCGTCTCTGGAAATGCAGAAGGCCGTTGATCTGAGCCCGTTTTTTCGTGATTACGAAG carries:
- a CDS encoding response regulator, whose product is MASIIVLDDVSDAGVLVKRILERQGHQVTAFTEEEEAIRHAAKGATDLAILDIKLKRMTGVEVLAEMKKFAPGIKVIMLTGYPTLETARESLKLGASEYCVKPIDKEELESKVADVLKQNDVERRDEAP
- a CDS encoding transporter, encoding MRRWILMLCVVLCPMQAWAAGYGVYEWSARGNALGGAMVARDGDPSSVAFNPACITDVPGGQIQVGATAIAPTATMNVKSGSSDDMDFADSVWALPTMYYTQQLSDNYWFGLGMFSRAGLGTEYEDADSWAGRYNCSRAAIKSLSINPNLAMRFSDAFSLAVGVEATYLHFGYDITFRHPLAPDSGYLHEISADGWGYGLNLGARYRPFDWLAFGLAWRSEIQMTVHGDGDFTKKGTVDLPFKSTDVTGTEPVPESVTMGVMIKPMERLSLEFDAVWTKWNSYKSLIVNYDDPQPGFGYKLESDKNWNNTWRFQFGAEYALTDSVDLRAGYVYDQSPVNDNYEDYAVPCTDRQIVTLGAGWKINDTWVIDASYGYLWMKDREYEARESAHIIELTREDAHAHMAGLSVTYRF
- a CDS encoding phosphonate ABC transporter substrate-binding protein → MTFARLLIPILLLIMAACTENEPVVKVDMSKVESVAPLGSTSAITYAYLPQYSHSVSFERHRRLLEYLRHKTGLSLRQVFPNTFAEHIKMVERGEIDISFTNPFVYITLARLGSEAFARIVEPDGGANFQGQIIVRADNPAINSLEDCRGKRIIAVDPNSAGGFLYPFGLFFDHGIMQEDFQEVAFATGAGGRQEAVVLAVYTGAYDVGTIRKGTLDIVRDKIDLEQIRVLAESRPYPGWVYSVRKGFDPTIKDKIARALLDLSMSRHDDAPVLAAAGMIDVISARDEDYEPIRSLIRRLGLNGDFQ
- a CDS encoding histidine kinase translates to MTVSDLLTFYSPRLSSTDDLVLILDHKGDVLFANEAVRKIQSAPSGSYAPKDIIEQLQDEVRTREFSSLPENAPPLREARLRVILPDGAGTRHVSWKFVGIPATDGAITLAWGTFRATGPGREMGFTVLPSGIIQAASPALCAVCGYSRDELVGRPARQFYYTAASRKRIVNQLNERNEVENGAVTLRCKDGSPLTLWYSAESIRGSDGRILAYSGFFQQRPFTFSSKLAGDFTRIVDALPDLAWVSGRDLRIVAANQAYLKAYRRERAEVIGQSEYDFLDPEQARFPIEAALKVFEEKQELLHPAVPHLTDPQVWYRVIRRPIFDDDRQEVIGLLGIAQDISAKVLQENAFMEQLRAREEDVVVVSDDQGRILRRSAQTLNPSIYGRPQTFDAYTLDMRPVLDLMHPDDLPVVRQAMHLVLRERREQHLECRIRNQAGNYSTILARLLFHDAIYGEPRMYVVVRDITEQMGLRKAAMVIERLKLASGTRTDRELASFLNVSAAAISNARKNERVPPDWIIDTGLRTGRSIDWIVSAVMPGQT
- a CDS encoding pyruvate, water dikinase, which produces MTASRLLRHWFTRLLAPNRLIREKYEHFKELLDSDARALDLIADLEAPIYGYDPADVARVRVLTGQLVQAVRDMTTSLYDMNPLAYADLPEALERIAADISVLVTQPALDFAPPYVLSLDEAADHPGQVGGKAGNLSIVRRNGVATPPGFVITASAFARYLRDNDLETEIEKRFEDVSLSNNDAIVRVTGELQELILAARVPDDIADEILRAVEDLNLQGRHLAVRSSALAEDGDISFAGQYASELDVPPSEVLTAYKRVLAGKYCPRALAYRVRHGLTDNDTAMAALVLPMVEASAAGVVYTFDPACSAVGGKAVGVYVVGGLAAELVDGSATPGKHYLTREPEPSILMGCVCESSTAISDEILCELGKRAMHLEEVFGQPQDVEWAYGPDGLTILQSRPLQQEQDREVFSAEEISTAIELVSELDCASPGAACGPVHHVSSGADYRGIPKGSVVVTRTLRPALSQFLDRIAAIVAGSGSRASHLASVARERRVPVVVGCECGILQEGAVVTVDAAAGKIFDRCLPSIMASNLEAEKTHAQVRAENRELAACTVRLGLLDPEDEDFTPQGCRSLHDLVRFCHEKSVAEMFSLVDRGGRGLGRSRLLETTLPLVMYVLDLGGGLAQEAGDKGPVDLTALSCTPLRALWAGLADERVAWDESQLHVDWEAFDRVSAGIFSKDSRILASYSIIASEYMHLNIRFGYHFSIVDALCGDLPGANYIKFRFKGGGASLSQRMHRLVFVRQVLEHFGYETVIKGDMLDASFMRMPAGETAHALHVLGLVLAVTRLMDVKLADSAEARSEASLFLQRFFPENGV
- a CDS encoding PAS domain-containing sensor histidine kinase — its product is MKLLFSRLKFETKLNLGIIAIVLGMASVLLPVVAKMTSSALVAENKLRGAALVESLAARAVNPLLAQDYLVLRNLVSEIGDVVYAFVQNADNRVVTHSFAKGYPVELVGANRVDSNERVHVQLIDTGQIFVYDFAAPMMVAGERIGTVRIGLSKSRLNATTKQFVSALATMFGGVLLAAMGFGSIFARTVTRRLAKLRAHAEDLVTGSLENLSVLPGEHFCWEIMNCKETSCPAHHDRVRRCWLVPDTKCAGHACIIGPKPASCRDCPVFLQNVGDEIQDLAESLDFMAFTLRDHIRGLREAEQTLTNQQRLLSTVLDMNPDLISLVDTRMIYQTANRAFAQSVGKTVAEIRGLNDFHLFSEEDAERRNLEGREVLITGERVDRQEHVESPAGRKWFHVVQIPVHDESGRIVSLLRMDRDVTDIKEYEQQLIQAQKMESIGKLAGGVAHEINTPLGIILGYSQLLKEDAPPESQLSQDLAIIEKQTKVCRKIVADLLGFSRQGQTDKREMCFNNSVMESVSLVRHSFELDRVRIVTRLDDSFPIIYGDPEKLKQVWINLLSNAKDAMPESGGVIVVVTKLKTPLGIVTLDLADSGTGIDEVSLKKIFDPFYTTKSVGKGTGLGLSVSFGIVKDHMGEIRVASPLPPDFDLPALPMGAVKGPGTIFTVDIPLDHGSEY
- a CDS encoding phosphatase, which produces MSRNAYSTTWVTDQLAVGAAPMSYEQLDCLRDEGVGAILNLCGEFCDLHDIECAAGFEVYHMPLADEEAPELAELEKALAWLDEAIYLGKKVLIHCRHGIGRTGTVLNAYLLRRGLGHRLAWVRLRTLRSKPANFSQWWTIRKYGKQSPKLTVREPSLEMQKAVDLSPFFRDYEALQARVDDETREITSKCGRDHDKCCSTPIKLSMIEAVYLTQKMNVGLPSEKRLEVIARAVETARRERLADSQVAADDYCLSDASARCPLLEDGKCILFAGRPLRCRFFGLPEETAGGLWETTLDPALGNLSLELWLAFAGGIAKGSLPLFALSDVVSGKYVQTLFHLMVRSQ